From one Streptomyces sp. R41 genomic stretch:
- a CDS encoding TetR family transcriptional regulator: MDTTQRTDQQRSADRRRRELLEAADRVVLRDGPGASMNAIAAEAGITKPILYRHFGDKGGLYAALAKRHTDALLGALRAALDAPAERRERVESTLDTYLAAIEARPQVYRFLMHPAEGGQPGDQGFDVGKHSAPLLRRMGEELAEVIEERVDLGPGSQQLARVWGHGIVGMMHAAGDWWLGERPCSRAELVRSLADLLWGRLAAAGDKIGGPGF, encoded by the coding sequence ATGGACACCACACAGCGGACCGATCAGCAGAGGTCCGCCGACCGCCGCCGACGCGAGCTGCTGGAAGCCGCCGACCGGGTGGTGCTCCGCGACGGCCCCGGGGCCTCGATGAACGCCATCGCCGCCGAGGCGGGCATCACCAAGCCGATCCTGTACCGCCACTTCGGCGACAAGGGCGGACTCTACGCCGCGCTCGCCAAGCGGCACACCGACGCCCTCCTCGGAGCGCTGCGGGCCGCGCTGGACGCGCCGGCCGAGCGCCGGGAGCGGGTCGAGTCGACGCTCGATACGTATCTGGCGGCCATTGAGGCACGCCCACAGGTCTACAGGTTCCTCATGCATCCGGCGGAGGGCGGCCAGCCGGGCGACCAGGGCTTCGACGTGGGCAAGCACTCCGCGCCGTTGCTGCGACGCATGGGCGAGGAGCTCGCCGAGGTCATCGAGGAGCGCGTCGACCTCGGCCCCGGCAGCCAGCAGCTCGCCCGGGTGTGGGGCCACGGGATCGTCGGCATGATGCATGCCGCCGGGGACTGGTGGCTCGGCGAACGGCCGTGCTCTCGGGCCGAGTTGGTACGGAGTCTGGCTGATCTGCTGTGGGGTCGCCTGGCCGCGGCGGGGGACAAGATCGGCGGGCCGGGGTTCTGA
- the def gene encoding peptide deformylase, with amino-acid sequence MRHGSIPGTHGRVRPLTLLGDPVLHAPCEEVTEFGPQLAALVEDMFATMYAAEGVGLAANQVGESVRVFVYDCPDDEDVRHVGHVVNPRLVEADGVVLRGPEGCLSLPGLEAGTERYDHAVVEGFTVTGEPVSVHGTGWFARCLQHECDHLDGGVYVDRLRGWRRRRVMRQAARASWSR; translated from the coding sequence ATGCGACACGGCTCCATCCCGGGCACCCACGGGCGCGTCCGGCCCCTCACCCTGCTCGGCGACCCCGTCCTGCACGCCCCGTGTGAAGAAGTCACGGAGTTCGGCCCCCAACTCGCCGCGCTCGTCGAGGACATGTTCGCGACGATGTACGCCGCGGAGGGTGTTGGCCTCGCGGCCAACCAGGTCGGTGAGTCCGTCCGGGTCTTCGTGTACGACTGCCCCGACGACGAGGATGTCCGCCATGTGGGACATGTGGTGAACCCACGCCTTGTCGAGGCGGACGGTGTGGTGCTGCGCGGGCCGGAGGGTTGTCTGTCGCTGCCCGGCCTGGAGGCGGGCACCGAGCGGTACGACCACGCGGTCGTCGAGGGGTTCACCGTGACCGGTGAGCCGGTGAGCGTGCATGGCACCGGCTGGTTCGCGCGGTGCCTGCAGCACGAGTGCGATCACCTCGACGGTGGGGTGTACGTGGACCGGCTGCGTGGCTGGCGCCGCCGCCGGGTCATGCGCCAGGCGGCGCGGGCGTCTTGGAGCCGCTGA
- a CDS encoding MurT ligase domain-containing protein, which produces MSGNSDPLTPRAKLAVTAGKAAAAVSRAAGRGSGSVIGGRVALKLDPDLLARLATHLDVILVSATNGKTTTTRLIAEALRAAGPVVSNALGANMPAGITSALAGGSDAKYAVIEVDEKYLSGVARDTDPKCIALLNLSRDQLDRAAETRMMAEHWREGLAGSKAVVVANADDPLVVWAASSSPNVMWVAAGQMWKDDAWSCPSCGGVMQRPGDDWFCGECGFRRPTPTWALSGDHVLDPHGSAWPIHLQLPGRANKANAASSAAVAAVFGVPPQVALERMYQVQAVAGRYDVVQFMQRDLRLLLAKNPAGWLETFSLIDPPPTPVILSVNARGADGTDTSWLWDVDYTRLTGHPIFVLGDRKLDLAVRLEVANQQFQVCENLDQAVQMAPPGRIEVIANYTAFQDLRRRVGN; this is translated from the coding sequence ATGTCAGGCAACTCGGACCCGCTGACGCCGCGGGCCAAGCTGGCCGTGACGGCGGGCAAGGCGGCAGCGGCCGTCTCGCGTGCCGCCGGACGCGGCAGCGGATCGGTGATCGGCGGCCGGGTGGCACTCAAGCTCGACCCCGACCTGCTGGCCCGGCTGGCCACACACCTGGACGTGATCCTGGTCTCGGCCACCAACGGCAAGACCACCACCACCCGTCTGATCGCGGAGGCGCTGCGCGCCGCGGGCCCGGTCGTGTCGAACGCGCTGGGCGCGAACATGCCGGCTGGTATCACCTCGGCGCTCGCGGGTGGTTCGGACGCCAAGTACGCGGTCATCGAGGTCGACGAGAAGTACCTCTCCGGTGTCGCACGCGACACCGACCCCAAGTGCATCGCCCTGCTCAACCTCTCCCGCGACCAGCTCGACCGGGCCGCCGAGACCCGGATGATGGCCGAGCACTGGCGCGAGGGCCTGGCCGGTTCCAAGGCCGTCGTGGTCGCCAACGCCGATGACCCGCTGGTCGTGTGGGCCGCGTCCTCCTCGCCGAACGTCATGTGGGTGGCTGCCGGTCAGATGTGGAAGGACGACGCCTGGTCCTGCCCGTCCTGCGGCGGTGTGATGCAGCGCCCCGGCGACGACTGGTTCTGCGGCGAGTGCGGCTTCCGCCGTCCGACGCCGACCTGGGCACTGTCCGGCGACCACGTCCTCGACCCGCACGGCTCGGCGTGGCCGATCCACCTGCAGCTGCCGGGCCGCGCCAACAAGGCGAACGCCGCCTCGTCGGCCGCCGTCGCCGCGGTCTTCGGCGTGCCCCCGCAGGTCGCCCTGGAGCGCATGTACCAGGTGCAGGCCGTGGCCGGGCGCTACGACGTGGTGCAGTTCATGCAGCGCGACCTGCGTCTGCTGCTCGCCAAGAACCCGGCGGGCTGGCTGGAGACGTTCTCCCTGATCGACCCGCCGCCGACCCCGGTCATCCTCTCGGTGAACGCGCGCGGCGCCGACGGCACGGACACCTCCTGGCTGTGGGACGTCGACTACACGCGCCTGACCGGACACCCGATCTTCGTTCTCGGCGACCGGAAGCTGGACCTGGCCGTGCGCCTGGAGGTCGCGAACCAGCAGTTCCAGGTCTGCGAGAACCTCGACCAGGCCGTGCAGATGGCACCGCCCGGACGCATCGAGGTCATCGCGAACTACACCGCTTTCCAGGATCTGCGGCGTCGTGTCGGCAACTGA
- a CDS encoding type 1 glutamine amidotransferase, which translates to MSDNSLRLVWIYPDLLSTYGDQGNALVVERRARQRGLDVARLDVRSDQPIPTSGDIYLIGGGEDRPQRLAAERLRRDGGLHRAVGNGAIVFSVCAGYQILGHEFVNDLGQREPGLGLLDVVSVRGEGERCVGDVLADIDPRLGLPQLTGFENHQGVTRLGPTARPFANVRLGKGNGTGDGTEGAYNDTVFGTYMHGPVLARNPQIADLLLKLALDVNALPPIDDRWYEALRNERIAAAQQPA; encoded by the coding sequence ATGAGTGACAACAGCCTGCGTCTGGTGTGGATCTACCCTGACCTGCTGAGCACCTACGGCGACCAGGGCAACGCGCTCGTCGTGGAGCGCCGGGCCCGCCAGCGCGGCCTCGACGTGGCCCGCCTCGACGTGCGCAGCGACCAGCCGATCCCGACCTCCGGCGACATCTACCTGATCGGCGGCGGCGAGGACCGGCCGCAGCGGCTCGCCGCGGAGCGCCTGCGCCGCGACGGCGGTCTGCACCGCGCGGTCGGCAACGGCGCGATCGTCTTCTCGGTCTGCGCCGGCTACCAGATCCTCGGCCACGAGTTCGTCAACGACCTCGGCCAGCGCGAGCCCGGCCTCGGCCTGCTCGACGTGGTCTCGGTGCGCGGCGAGGGCGAGCGGTGCGTCGGCGACGTCCTCGCGGACATCGACCCGCGCCTCGGCCTGCCCCAGCTGACCGGCTTCGAGAACCACCAGGGCGTCACCCGCCTCGGCCCCACCGCCCGCCCGTTCGCGAACGTGCGGCTCGGCAAGGGCAACGGCACGGGCGACGGCACCGAGGGCGCGTACAACGACACGGTCTTCGGTACGTACATGCACGGGCCCGTCCTCGCCCGCAACCCGCAGATCGCGGACCTGCTGCTGAAGCTGGCGCTCGACGTGAACGCGCTGCCGCCGATCGACGACCGGTGGTACGAGGCGCTGCGCAACGAGCGCATCGCGGCTGCGCAGCAGCCTGCGTAG
- a CDS encoding 6-phosphofructokinase, with protein MRIGVLTSGGDCPGLNAVIRSVVHRAVVDHGDEVIGFRDGWKGLLECDYLKLDLDAVGGILARGGTILGSSRVQPSHLRDGVERVKGHVEELGLDAIIPIGGEGTLKAARLMSDSGLPIVGVPKTIDNDIAVTDVTFGFDTAVGVATEALDRLKTTAESHQRVLVVEVMGRHTGWIALHSGMAAGAHAIVVPERPFDIEELATKVGERFEAGKRFAIVVAAEGAKPRAGTMEFDEGGKDIYGHERFAGIARQLSIELEERLGKEARPVILGHVQRGGTPTAYDRVLATRFGWHAVEAVHRGEFGMMTALRGTDIVMVSLAEAVETLKTVPDERYAEAECVL; from the coding sequence ATGCGCATTGGTGTCCTCACGTCCGGCGGCGACTGCCCCGGCCTGAACGCCGTCATCCGGTCCGTCGTGCACCGTGCCGTCGTCGACCACGGCGACGAGGTCATCGGCTTCCGGGACGGCTGGAAGGGCCTTCTGGAGTGCGACTACCTCAAGCTCGACCTCGACGCGGTGGGCGGCATCCTGGCCCGCGGCGGCACCATCCTCGGCTCCTCCCGGGTCCAGCCCTCGCACCTGCGGGACGGTGTGGAACGGGTCAAGGGCCATGTCGAGGAGCTCGGCCTGGACGCGATCATCCCGATCGGCGGTGAGGGCACGCTGAAGGCGGCCCGGCTGATGTCCGACAGCGGCCTGCCCATCGTGGGGGTGCCCAAGACCATCGACAACGACATCGCGGTCACGGACGTCACTTTCGGCTTCGACACGGCCGTCGGCGTGGCGACCGAGGCGCTGGACCGGCTGAAGACCACCGCCGAGTCCCACCAGCGTGTCCTGGTCGTGGAGGTCATGGGCCGCCACACCGGCTGGATCGCGCTGCACTCCGGCATGGCGGCCGGCGCCCACGCCATCGTCGTACCGGAACGGCCCTTCGACATCGAGGAGTTGGCCACCAAGGTCGGCGAGCGCTTCGAGGCGGGCAAGCGGTTCGCCATCGTCGTGGCCGCCGAGGGCGCCAAGCCTCGCGCCGGCACGATGGAGTTCGACGAGGGTGGCAAGGACATCTACGGCCACGAGCGTTTCGCCGGGATCGCGCGGCAGCTGTCGATCGAGCTGGAAGAGCGGCTCGGCAAGGAGGCCCGTCCGGTGATCCTCGGGCACGTTCAGCGGGGCGGTACGCCGACCGCGTACGACCGTGTTCTCGCGACCCGGTTCGGCTGGCACGCCGTGGAGGCCGTGCACCGCGGGGAGTTCGGCATGATGACCGCGCTGCGCGGCACGGACATCGTCATGGTCTCGCTCGCCGAGGCCGTCGAGACGCTGAAGACGGTTCCGGACGAGCGGTACGCCGAGGCGGAGTGCGTGCTCTGA
- a CDS encoding cytochrome c oxidase assembly protein: MDHSGHGMTMDLPPFTLGRGLEWSADPFFLVACLVGLGLYGWGVVRLARRGDKWSWGRTAAFVVGVLTVMLVMCTKLNDYGMVMFSVHMVQHMVISMLSPILILLGAPITLALRALPVAAKRGDKGPRELLLMFLHSRYMRIITHPAFTIPLFIASLYALYFSPIFDFLMGSKAGHITMMCHFLAVGLVFFWPIMGVDPGPHRPGYLLRMLELFAGMPFHAFFGIALMMASAPMVETYKNPPASLGIDALADQTAAGGIAWAFSEIPSVLVLIALLFQWYGSEQRQAKRTDRAADRDGDKELEAYNAYLASLNTRGR, from the coding sequence ATGGATCACAGCGGGCACGGCATGACCATGGATCTGCCGCCGTTCACGCTGGGGCGGGGGCTCGAATGGTCCGCGGACCCGTTCTTCCTCGTCGCCTGCCTGGTGGGGCTCGGCCTGTACGGCTGGGGGGTCGTGCGGCTCGCGCGGCGCGGCGACAAGTGGTCGTGGGGACGGACCGCCGCCTTCGTCGTCGGTGTGCTGACCGTGATGCTCGTGATGTGCACCAAGCTGAACGACTACGGCATGGTCATGTTTAGCGTGCACATGGTGCAGCACATGGTGATCAGCATGCTGTCGCCGATCCTGATCCTGCTCGGGGCGCCGATCACACTGGCGCTGCGGGCGCTGCCGGTCGCGGCGAAGCGGGGCGACAAGGGGCCGCGTGAGCTGCTGCTGATGTTCCTGCACAGCCGCTACATGCGGATCATCACGCACCCCGCCTTCACCATTCCGCTGTTCATCGCGAGCCTGTACGCGCTGTACTTCTCGCCGATCTTCGACTTCCTGATGGGCTCGAAGGCGGGCCACATCACGATGATGTGCCACTTCCTCGCCGTCGGCCTGGTCTTCTTCTGGCCGATCATGGGCGTCGACCCGGGTCCGCACCGCCCCGGCTATCTCCTGCGGATGCTGGAGCTGTTCGCGGGTATGCCGTTCCACGCGTTCTTCGGCATCGCACTGATGATGGCGTCCGCTCCGATGGTCGAGACGTACAAGAACCCGCCCGCCTCGCTCGGCATCGACGCGCTCGCCGACCAGACCGCGGCGGGCGGCATCGCCTGGGCGTTCAGCGAGATCCCCTCCGTCCTCGTGCTGATCGCGCTGCTGTTCCAGTGGTACGGCTCAGAGCAGCGGCAGGCCAAGCGCACGGACCGGGCGGCGGACCGTGACGGCGACAAGGAACTCGAGGCGTACAACGCCTATCTGGCCTCACTCAACACACGCGGTCGCTGA